The Anolis sagrei isolate rAnoSag1 chromosome Y, rAnoSag1.mat, whole genome shotgun sequence genome contains a region encoding:
- the LOC137095385 gene encoding protein BTG3-like, whose product MAGIQNQQSTMQEEVEKGVRFLCRMVRNRNEKVDKQRVERFGECLVAILCERYTGHWYPEKPLKGQAYRCIRINRNQPVDDSLLKACKDCGLEYSELKLPWEFTMWIDPGEVCCRLSENSHYFTVKDEEESTTASGKTTPDPETTSDYHSESPSSECSSEDEGKAKLAKSMAMSKYEPWKTNNNNKQQQPAQYFYVPAPLWVPCHQGMVSYLPAYQPVTFYYPNVGSKKPANRQPNPNLVKRLTKRATKP is encoded by the exons ATGGCTGG GATACAAAACCAACAGTCGACCATGCAAGAAGAAGTAGAAAAGGGAGTCCGGTTTCTCTGTCGCATGGTGAGGAACCGGAATGAGAAAGTGGACAAGCAACGGGTGGAGCGTTTCGGCGAGTGCCTGGTTGCCATCTTGTGTGAACGCTACACCGGGCACTGGTACCCAGAGAAACCCCTCAAAGGACAGGCTTATAG GTGTATCCGGATCAATAGGAATCAGCCTGTTGATGATTCGCTCCTGAAAGCTTGCAAAGACTGTGGACTGGAATATTCTGAATTAAAGTTACCCTGGGAATTCACCATGTGGATTGACCCTGGAGAGGTCTGCTGTCG GCTCAGTGAGAACAGCCACTATTTCACGGTGAAGGATGAGGAAGAGAGCACCACTGCCAGTGGCAAAACTACACCTGATCCGGAGACAACATCGGACTACCATTCTGAGTCTCCCTCCTCCGAATGTTCATCGGAAGACGAGGGGAAAGCCAAGCTGGCAAAATCCATGGCCATGAGCAAATATGAACCAtggaaaaccaacaacaacaacaaacagcaacag CCGGCCCAGTATTTCTACGTTCCGGCACCTCTGTGGGTCCCATGCCATCAAGGCATGGTCAGCTACCTCCCGGCGTACCAACCCGTAACCTTCTACTATCCCAACGTCGGATCGAAAAAGCCGGCCAATAGGCAGCCCAACCCCAACTTGGTGAAGCGCCTCACCAAACGGGCCACGAAACCATGA